From a region of the Mercurialis annua linkage group LG1-X, ddMerAnnu1.2, whole genome shotgun sequence genome:
- the LOC126661742 gene encoding ankyrin repeat-containing protein ITN1-like: MGSGFEEGGMERDQERGMENSCRSSPNFLYFLSEASSSYPSPGRSSPMSTPRAGTLVLSNSGKALLVSSSSKSLVSNSGKRFDKKKYVKQVTGRFHDTELHLAAQRGDLGAVKQILAEIDAQMTGTLSGADFDAEVAEIKYAVVNEMNELGETALFSAAEKGHLEVVKELLQHTSKEALSLKNRSGLDSLHVAASQGHQAIVQILLEHEPLLSKTVGQSNATPLMSAATRGHTAVVEELLSKDSSLLEISRSNGKNALHLAARQGHVEIVKSLLNKDPQLARRTDKKGQTALHMAVKGVSCEVVKLLLQADAAIVMLPDKFGNTALHVATRKKRAEIVNELLRLRDTNVNALTRDHKTALDIAEALSFSEEVFEIRQCLARYGAVKANDLNQPRDELRNTVTQIKNDVHIQLEQTRKTNRNVNGIAKEIRRLHREGINNATNSITVVAVLFATVAFAAIFTVPGGDDSNGTAVMAKTTAFKIFFIFNAIALFTSLAVVVVQITIVRGETKAERRVIEVINKLMWLASVCTSVAFISSSYIVVGRHYQWAAILVTVIGGVTMAGVLSAMTYYVMKSRRKRRVRKRQKYNKSAGNSSWYVTETESEVNTIYAI, encoded by the exons ATGGGGTCTGGATTCGAAGAAG GAGGAATGGAGAGAGATCAAGAGAGGGGCATGGAAAATTCATGTCGGTCAAGTccaaattttctttattttctctctGAAGCATCGTCTTCGTATCCTTCTCCGGGAAGATCGTCGCCGATGTCAACGCCGAGAGCTGGCACTCTTGTTCTCTCCAACTCCGGCAAGGCTCTTCTTGTTTCCAGTTCTAGTAAGTCTCTTGTCTCCAATTCTGGTAAGcgctttgacaaaaaaaagtaTGTCAAGCAAGTTACTGGAAGATTTCATGACACTGAGCTGCACCTGGCTGCTCAGCGTGGGGATTTGGGTGCTGTCAAGCAAATTCTTGCTGAGATTGATGCACAAATGACCGGGACGTTGAGTGGTGCTGATTTTGATGCTGAG GTGGCTGAGATAAAGTATGCAGTAGTGAATGAGATGAACGAATTGGGAGAAACGGCATTGTTTTCAGCGGCTGAGAAAGGGCACTTGGAGGTTGTGAAGGAGCTGTTGCAGCATACGAGTAAGGAAGCCCTGTCGTTAAAGAACCGGTCTGGATTGGATTCTTTGCATGTGGCTGCTAGTCAAGGTCATCAAG CCATCGTGCAGATTCTATTAGAGCACGAACCCTTGCTGAGCAAAACGGTTGGTCAATCAAATGCAACTCCTCTCATGTCTGCTGCTACGAGGGGGCATACTGCAGTAGTTGAGGAATTGCTTTCAAAAGATTCTAGTTTGCTAGAGATATCTAGATCTAATGGAAAAAATGCATTACATCTAGCAGCTCGTCAAGGGCATGTTGAGATTGTGAAGTCATTGCTCAACAAAGATCCGCAATTGGCTCGTAGGACTGATAAGAAAGGGCAGACTGCGTTGCATATGGCCGTCAAAGGGGTGAGCTGCGAAGTGGTGAAGCTGCTTCTTCAGGCAGATGCCGCTATTGTCATGCTACCTGATAAGTTTGGCAATACAGCATTGCACGTCGCCACTAGAAAGAAACGGGCAGAG ATAGTGAATGAACTGTTGCGTCTTCGTGACACCAACGTAAATGCGCTAACACGGGACCATAAAACAGCTCTTGATATAGCTGAGGCGCTCTCATTTTCTGAAGAGGTCTTTGAAATAAGGCAATGCTTGGCTCGTTATGGCGCAGTCAAAGCAAATGATCTTAACCAGCCACGAGATGAGCTCCGAAATACTGTAACACAGATTAAAAATGATGTCCACATCCAGCTCGAGCAGACCAGGAAAACAAACAGAAACGTTAACGGGATTGCTAAAGAGATCCGTAGGCTTCACAGGGAAGGAATTAACAATGCCACCAACTCAATAACAGTTGTTGCCGTATTGTTTGCAACAGTTGCATTTGCTGCTATTTTCACAGTTCCTGGTGGTGATGATAGCAATGGAACGGCTGTGATGGCGAAAACTACAGCATTTAAAATATTCTTTATCTTTAACGCTATCGCTCTGTTCACATCACTGGCTGTTGTGGTAGTACAAATCACAATCGTCAGGGGAGAAACGAAAGCAGAAAGGCGCGTGATAGAGGTGATCAATAAGTTAATGTGGTTGGCATCCGTATGCACTTCGGTGGCGTTTATTTCATCGTCATATATAGTCGTCGGGAGGCATTACCAATGGGCTGCTATTCTCGTTACGGTTATTGGCGGAGTTACGATGGCCGGAGTTCTTAGTGCTATGACTTATTATGTAATGAAGTCGAGAAGGAAACGCAGAGTGAGAAAGCGAcagaaatataataaaagtgCAGGAAATAGTTCGTGGTATGTTACGGAAACTGAGTCGGAAGTTAACACAATTTATGCCATTTGA